One genomic window of Macrobrachium rosenbergii isolate ZJJX-2024 chromosome 51, ASM4041242v1, whole genome shotgun sequence includes the following:
- the LOC136832995 gene encoding ubiquitin-associated and SH3 domain-containing protein A-like — protein sequence MWHGQDDAQNLGSIMTNAHNITSIYVSPVYRCMEAARKIEEGASLHNIKMKIDPGLLEWAATFGEVLSLEELLRAGFNISQESEPLMEATDINVRETMKDYCIRSQRTFTHCLEDHRQTAREGTMLVVAHQMTMLKIPIDSAKERIPFFLELVQLGAKLPYLGHVWLSKDGNI from the exons ATGTGGCAC GGCCAAGATGATGCTCAGAATTTGGGATCAATAATGACAAATGCGCATAATATTACGTCTATTTATGTTTCCCCCGTGTATCGGTGTATGGAAGCAGCAAGAAAGATAGAAGAAGGAGCTTCATTACATAATATCAAGATGAAAATAGATCCCGGGCTATTAGAGTGGGCTGCTACTTTTGGAGAAGTCCTCTCCCTCGAGGAACTCCTCAGGGCTGGATTTAATATTAGCCAGGAATCCGAACCCTTAATGGAAGCCACTGACATAAACGTCAGAGAAACCATGAAGGATTATTGCATCAGATCGCAACGTACATTTACCCATTGCCTGGAAGATCATCGGCAGACTGCGAGAGAGGGGACAATGCTCGTTGTTGCCCACCAAATGACCATGCTGAAAATCCCGATAGATTCAGCGAAGGAAAGAATCCCTTTCTTTTTGGAACTAGTCCAACTCGGTGCCAAGCTTCCATACTTAGGACACGTTTGGCTGTCAAAAGATGGCAACATTTGA